In Maledivibacter sp., a single window of DNA contains:
- a CDS encoding sigma 54-interacting transcriptional regulator, with product MYLAEIKDIVSKFAETIAKILDIDVMIVDSNCNKIANTFKYIDDSAPIARYSMLGEVLHTGKVVAVKDKTTYKHCKICSDISECIISGLVSVPIFYEKNVIGAIALLVPINKTSPVFENLQNSIDFLERMSDLLSSKLKNIDDYNKLNVIKKERETIIDVIEDGLVFINNNGRIIHYNHQFESFFKFDKNVEGDSIDKLIDHPLMHEILMFSENISYKTFYYEHINHSFYGFVSCRNIMLNGNHYGALLTFKSLGKAYKVFNEISDNRTHVSFGDIQGNDPKLLTQINNAKQLAVTDENILIFSEPGFRKQMLARAIHNFSDREKNYFVEVDCDSIPYDMLEAEIFGHDSDDMHVNPGIGKIRMAHRGTLFFKNISKMPLYLQRRLVEVMKTKELRQRTYKGFNIDVRMIFDTCEVLSPLVEQGTFDEELYFRISKNTITIPSLLNRKGDIKIIVNDIIDKLKIKYLKPHVKFDKKVLSMMYKYTWPKNVYEIEKTIDVIIAKAKDDIVTVEDIKCFKFAGNNGKEVKVVDEIEKDLIKKMLTEYKSKEQIAKAMGIGRATLYRKMKKYGLS from the coding sequence ATGTATCTAGCAGAAATTAAAGATATTGTTTCAAAATTTGCAGAAACAATTGCAAAAATCCTCGACATAGATGTAATGATTGTCGACAGTAACTGTAATAAAATTGCCAACACATTTAAGTATATAGATGATTCTGCACCTATTGCTAGATACTCTATGTTGGGAGAGGTTTTACATACTGGTAAAGTGGTTGCTGTAAAAGATAAAACCACCTACAAACATTGTAAAATCTGCTCTGATATAAGTGAATGTATCATATCTGGATTAGTAAGTGTTCCCATTTTTTATGAGAAAAATGTAATAGGGGCTATAGCACTTTTAGTTCCCATTAATAAAACTAGCCCTGTTTTTGAAAATCTACAAAATTCAATTGATTTTTTAGAACGTATGTCCGACTTGTTAAGTTCAAAACTTAAAAATATAGATGATTACAATAAGTTAAATGTCATAAAAAAAGAACGAGAAACTATTATAGATGTCATTGAAGATGGTTTAGTATTTATCAACAATAATGGAAGAATAATTCATTACAATCATCAGTTTGAAAGCTTCTTTAAATTTGATAAAAACGTCGAAGGCGATAGTATAGATAAGTTAATCGATCATCCATTGATGCATGAAATCTTGATGTTTAGTGAAAATATTTCATATAAGACATTTTATTACGAACATATAAACCACAGCTTCTATGGATTTGTATCCTGCCGTAACATCATGCTTAATGGAAATCACTATGGGGCGTTATTAACCTTTAAAAGTCTTGGTAAGGCATATAAAGTGTTTAATGAAATCTCTGACAATAGAACCCATGTTTCATTTGGGGATATTCAAGGAAATGATCCGAAGCTACTTACTCAAATAAATAATGCGAAACAATTGGCAGTTACCGACGAAAACATCTTAATTTTCAGTGAACCAGGATTTAGAAAACAGATGCTAGCAAGGGCAATACACAATTTTTCAGATAGAGAAAAGAATTACTTTGTAGAAGTTGACTGTGATAGTATACCATATGATATGTTAGAAGCAGAGATATTTGGCCATGATAGTGATGATATGCATGTAAATCCTGGTATTGGCAAGATTAGAATGGCCCATAGGGGGACTTTGTTTTTTAAAAACATTTCTAAAATGCCATTGTATTTACAAAGACGTTTAGTTGAAGTGATGAAGACCAAGGAATTAAGACAAAGGACATATAAAGGCTTTAATATTGATGTTCGAATGATTTTTGATACCTGTGAGGTATTATCACCCTTAGTAGAACAAGGGACGTTTGATGAAGAGTTGTATTTCCGTATTTCTAAAAATACTATAACAATTCCCTCCCTATTAAATCGAAAAGGCGATATAAAGATTATAGTGAATGATATAATAGACAAGTTGAAGATAAAGTATCTAAAGCCCCATGTCAAATTTGATAAAAAAGTTTTAAGTATGATGTATAAATATACTTGGCCTAAAAATGTGTATGAAATTGAAAAGACTATAGATGTGATTATAGCTAAAGCCAAGGATGATATAGTAACTGTTGAAGATATAAAATGCTTTAAATTTGCTGGCAATAATGGTAAGGAAGTCAAAGTAGTCGATGAAATAGAGAAGGATTTAATAAAGAAAATGCTTACTGAATATAAAAGCAAGGAACAGATAGCAAAAGCTATGGGAATAGGACGTGCTACCCTTTATAGAAAGATGAAGAAATATGGTCTTTCATAA
- a CDS encoding VCBS repeat-containing protein: MYYYPLFFRNQMKCNKKYILDFKRGDVNGDKIIDNVYLMGEKPSGIGSPFVDNITLIIQDGKTKDFTRIPLKANAGYTPTIFLGDFTNDKVDDILVSIDSGGSGGLAFYYIYSFLDNEPQKIFDFEKFNKKYKYDVIYKDCYQVEVTSKDSSKKYTIDIKYKGEEYLSEIYDERGKLKQPIEGWVNPLGGLYPIDFQRDGVYELYALQRIAGRYNADGLGYIQTSLEWNGKEFIPFFQTLGIFG; this comes from the coding sequence GTGTACTATTATCCACTATTTTTTAGGAATCAAATGAAGTGCAATAAAAAATATATATTGGATTTTAAAAGGGGCGACGTAAACGGAGATAAGATCATAGATAATGTATATCTGATGGGAGAAAAACCATCTGGAATTGGGAGTCCCTTTGTGGATAATATAACTCTAATAATTCAGGATGGGAAAACAAAAGATTTTACTAGAATTCCCTTGAAGGCGAATGCAGGCTATACTCCAACAATTTTTTTAGGTGATTTTACCAATGACAAAGTAGATGATATTTTAGTGAGCATTGATTCTGGAGGAAGTGGTGGCTTAGCATTCTATTATATTTATTCCTTTTTAGATAACGAACCACAAAAAATCTTTGATTTTGAAAAGTTTAACAAAAAATATAAATATGATGTCATATATAAAGATTGTTATCAAGTTGAAGTCACATCGAAGGACAGCTCAAAAAAATATACTATTGACATTAAATATAAAGGGGAAGAATATTTATCAGAAATATATGATGAAAGGGGAAAGCTTAAACAGCCTATAGAAGGTTGGGTAAATCCTTTGGGTGGTTTATATCCCATAGATTTTCAAAGGGATGGAGTCTATGAATTATATGCACTTCAAAGAATAGCTGGAAGATATAATGCCGATGGCTTAGGCTATATTCAAACATCTTTGGAGTGGAATGGTAAAGAATTTATACCCTTCTTTCAAACCCTTGGTATATTTGGATAA
- the gap gene encoding type I glyceraldehyde-3-phosphate dehydrogenase codes for MTIKVGINGFGRIGKNVLKAWFEGNREIEIVAINSTSGPEKHAHIFKYDSLYGVFGEKVQSDKDSITIGEKRIRFTSFRDPAEIPWKEMGVDIVIESTGIFKDREMALKHIQAGAKKVIISAPGINEDKTIVMGVNEYEYDHGKHHVISNASCTTNCLAPVIKILNDEFGIENGLITTVHAYTSDQRLLDLPHRDKRRSRAAAQSIIPTTTGAAKAIAKVIPNMEGKLNGMAMRVPTPVVSVVDLVANLNTNVTVEAVNSKLKEVSETYLREILGYCEEPLVSIDFKKDSRSSIVDALSTMQIGEKTIKVISWYDNEWGYSNRIIDLAAYIAKFM; via the coding sequence ATGACCATAAAAGTAGGAATTAATGGATTCGGAAGAATTGGTAAGAATGTACTGAAGGCGTGGTTTGAAGGTAATAGGGAAATAGAAATAGTAGCTATTAATAGTACTAGTGGGCCAGAAAAACATGCCCATATTTTCAAATACGATTCTTTATATGGAGTTTTTGGAGAAAAAGTACAATCGGATAAGGATTCAATCACTATTGGAGAAAAAAGAATTAGATTTACTTCCTTTAGAGACCCTGCTGAAATACCGTGGAAAGAAATGGGGGTTGATATAGTTATTGAGTCAACAGGAATTTTTAAAGATCGAGAAATGGCTTTAAAGCATATTCAAGCTGGTGCTAAAAAAGTAATTATTTCTGCACCTGGGATAAATGAGGATAAAACCATAGTTATGGGAGTAAATGAATATGAATATGATCATGGAAAGCATCATGTTATATCTAATGCTTCATGTACAACAAATTGCTTAGCCCCTGTTATAAAAATATTAAATGATGAGTTTGGAATAGAGAATGGATTAATAACAACCGTTCATGCATATACCTCGGATCAAAGGTTATTGGATTTACCCCATAGGGATAAAAGAAGATCAAGGGCAGCGGCACAATCCATTATACCAACTACAACTGGAGCAGCAAAGGCTATTGCAAAGGTTATTCCGAATATGGAAGGAAAACTAAATGGTATGGCAATGAGAGTACCTACCCCAGTGGTATCCGTTGTAGATTTGGTAGCAAATTTAAATACGAATGTAACCGTAGAAGCTGTAAACTCAAAGTTAAAAGAAGTGTCTGAAACTTACTTAAGGGAAATATTAGGGTATTGTGAAGAACCATTAGTTTCCATAGACTTTAAAAAGGATTCAAGATCTTCAATAGTAGATGCTTTATCTACGATGCAAATAGGAGAAAAAACCATTAAGGTAATCTCATGGTATGATAATGAATGGGGTTATTCAAATAGAATTATAGATTTGGCAGCTTATATTGCTAAATTTATGTAG
- a CDS encoding 5'-nucleotidase C-terminal domain-containing protein, with product MNFFNKKSGLVVLMLVLVIGLLINPVSANAEESNKATITILGTTDVHGRIYPHDYATDSEDSDAGFAKIQTLIKQEKAKNPKAILIDCGDTVQDNSAELFNDLPIHPMVESMNAMEYDVWTLGNHEFNFEKSFLDRNIEAFKNSVLAANIYKEDGTRFVKPYTIIEKDGIRVAIVGLIPPHVPTWEASAPEHFAGLSFTDPLKEAQKVIKELEGKYDVLIGAFHLGKDGQYGSTGAKDIAQTCPEFDALFIGHAHAKVNEEVNGVKIIEPGKYGWALAKAEIQLSKNGDKWEVESVDTENIETKEIEANQEILDKFEYVHKESVTNANQIVGKITKDFIERPDYITGSSDITTMPTAQIEDTAVIDLINEVQMFYAKSEISSAALFNFGSNLPQGEFKNKDVAFIYKYANTLVGVNITGENLKKYMEWSASYYNTYKDGDVTVSFNPEIRGYNYDMFSGMTYDINISKEAGNRVENILIAGKPLDEAKIYKLAVNNYRYGTLAKNGWVNDADKYYDSYEKLQDAGRIRDLIIKYAKEEQKGEISPKVDNNWKITGTNFDKEKQEIVFEKVRNGEIKIPTSEDGRTLNVIALNYNQLLDEGRLAAPTKPTPEAVPGEAVTDMITPEKAPVQQTTTYIVKAGDVLWKIARKFNTTLNKLAELNNLKNVNLIFPNQKLIVPSN from the coding sequence ATGAATTTTTTTAACAAAAAAAGTGGACTAGTTGTTTTGATGCTTGTACTGGTTATAGGTCTATTGATAAACCCAGTATCAGCTAATGCAGAGGAATCAAACAAGGCTACAATAACCATCCTGGGAACCACTGATGTACATGGTAGAATTTATCCTCATGATTATGCTACTGATAGTGAAGATTCCGATGCAGGCTTTGCAAAAATACAAACCCTAATAAAGCAAGAAAAAGCTAAAAATCCAAAGGCAATTCTTATCGACTGTGGTGATACGGTTCAGGATAATAGTGCAGAGCTTTTCAATGACCTGCCAATCCATCCAATGGTAGAATCCATGAATGCTATGGAATATGATGTGTGGACATTAGGTAATCATGAATTCAATTTTGAAAAATCATTTCTTGATCGAAACATTGAGGCCTTCAAAAACTCAGTATTAGCAGCAAATATTTATAAAGAAGATGGTACTAGATTTGTAAAGCCATATACTATAATAGAAAAGGATGGCATACGTGTAGCTATCGTTGGCTTAATCCCTCCCCATGTGCCTACTTGGGAGGCCAGTGCCCCAGAACACTTTGCAGGGCTAAGCTTCACAGATCCACTCAAGGAAGCCCAGAAGGTTATAAAGGAGCTAGAAGGCAAATATGATGTTCTAATTGGAGCTTTCCACTTAGGCAAGGATGGCCAATATGGATCTACTGGTGCAAAGGATATCGCCCAGACATGTCCTGAATTTGATGCTCTTTTCATAGGTCATGCCCATGCTAAGGTAAATGAAGAAGTTAATGGTGTAAAGATCATAGAGCCTGGCAAATATGGATGGGCTTTAGCAAAGGCTGAAATACAACTTTCTAAAAATGGAGATAAATGGGAAGTTGAAAGTGTGGATACTGAGAATATAGAAACCAAGGAAATAGAAGCAAATCAAGAAATATTAGATAAGTTTGAATATGTACATAAAGAATCTGTTACCAATGCAAATCAGATTGTTGGCAAGATAACAAAGGACTTTATTGAAAGACCGGATTACATAACAGGAAGTTCTGATATTACCACTATGCCGACTGCACAAATAGAAGATACTGCTGTAATTGATTTGATAAATGAGGTTCAAATGTTTTATGCAAAATCTGAAATAAGCTCTGCTGCACTTTTCAACTTTGGTTCTAATTTACCCCAAGGTGAATTTAAGAATAAGGATGTTGCATTTATCTACAAATATGCAAATACCTTAGTTGGAGTCAACATAACAGGTGAGAATCTTAAAAAATATATGGAATGGTCAGCAAGCTACTACAATACATATAAGGATGGAGATGTAACAGTAAGCTTCAATCCAGAAATCCGTGGTTATAATTATGACATGTTCTCTGGCATGACCTATGATATAAACATATCTAAGGAAGCAGGCAATCGTGTTGAGAATATTTTAATTGCAGGTAAGCCCCTTGACGAAGCTAAAATCTATAAATTAGCTGTAAATAACTACAGATATGGAACACTTGCTAAAAATGGATGGGTAAACGATGCAGATAAGTATTATGACTCATATGAAAAATTACAGGATGCAGGTCGAATCAGGGATTTAATAATAAAATATGCTAAGGAAGAACAAAAAGGAGAAATATCCCCTAAGGTAGATAATAACTGGAAAATAACTGGAACCAATTTTGACAAAGAAAAACAAGAGATTGTATTTGAAAAAGTCAGAAATGGCGAGATTAAAATTCCTACTTCTGAGGATGGAAGAACTTTAAATGTAATAGCATTAAATTATAACCAGCTATTGGATGAAGGTAGATTAGCAGCTCCTACCAAGCCAACCCCAGAAGCCGTACCTGGTGAAGCAGTTACTGATATGATTACCCCGGAAAAAGCTCCTGTACAGCAAACTACAACATATATTGTTAAAGCCGGAGATGTACTTTGGAAAATAGCTAGAAAATTCAATACCACTTTGAACAAACTGGCTGAACTAAATAATCTAAAAAATGTTAACTTAATTTTCCCAAATCAAAAATTGATAGTTCCTTCAAATTAA
- the prxU gene encoding thioredoxin-dependent peroxiredoxin (Most members of this family contain a selenocysteine.), whose product MPEEFKIGCQRPEIKNESVDETEKNYDLVEKEEKVDMLKVGKPAPDFMAPAYSQGKFMNVKLSEYKGKWVLLCFYPGDFTFVUATEVSAVAEKYKELQDLGVEVLSVSVDSVFVHKMWNDNELSKMIGKDMPFPMVSDQNGNIGRMYGIYDEDAGVETRGRFLIDPDGNIQAFEVLTPPVGRNVSEAIRQIKAYQLVRESKGTEATPSGWKPGKRTLKPGPHLVGNMWKEWKVSEAFEE is encoded by the coding sequence ATGCCAGAGGAATTCAAAATAGGTTGTCAAAGACCAGAAATTAAAAATGAAAGCGTCGACGAAACTGAGAAAAACTATGATTTAGTTGAGAAGGAGGAGAAAGTAGATATGTTGAAAGTAGGAAAACCGGCACCAGATTTTATGGCACCTGCTTATAGTCAGGGGAAATTTATGAATGTGAAGCTATCGGAATATAAGGGAAAGTGGGTTTTATTATGCTTCTACCCTGGAGATTTTACTTTTGTCTGAGCTACTGAGGTTTCAGCAGTTGCTGAAAAATATAAGGAATTACAGGATTTAGGAGTAGAGGTTCTGTCAGTTAGTGTGGATAGTGTTTTTGTACATAAGATGTGGAATGATAATGAGTTATCTAAAATGATAGGAAAGGATATGCCATTCCCTATGGTATCGGATCAGAATGGAAATATCGGTAGAATGTATGGAATTTATGATGAAGATGCCGGTGTAGAAACTAGAGGTAGATTCCTTATTGATCCCGATGGCAATATTCAAGCATTTGAAGTGCTAACACCTCCAGTTGGAAGAAATGTAAGTGAAGCAATTAGACAAATTAAAGCATACCAGCTTGTAAGAGAATCTAAAGGCACTGAGGCTACACCTTCCGGCTGGAAGCCAGGCAAAAGAACACTTAAGCCAGGGCCACATCTAGTAGGTAATATGTGGAAGGAATGGAAAGTAAGCGAGGCATTTGAAGAGTAG
- a CDS encoding YibE/F family protein: MKRYYKLIIFMIMCVIIIYFSPMLKMSITQPNYFEQDFEEAEVLKIMDEELEEDPVLAGRYMGTQRIKVKILSGKYEDKIFEIVNPLSSSHNVLAKEGMILITCVREKNGEVIPWVYNYKRDKTLYILLAAFFLLIIIFGGIKGINSIISLIFTGIMIVFVMLPLIFQGKNPIWVAILTTSITTIVTFILIGGLSYKSLAAILGTIAGVTIAGLISYTAGEVVHLSGITMEKGQQLLYVAKDYRIQIRGLMFTAILIASLGAIMDVAMSISSATFELYKTDPKRSKGELFKSAMNIGKDIMGTMSNTLILAFVGSSLNTIMLIWGFQMKHKQFMNIPSIGTEVIQGLAGSIGIILTVPITAAMAVALLKKEKMVSKNISR, from the coding sequence ATGAAGAGGTATTATAAGCTTATTATTTTTATGATTATGTGTGTAATTATAATTTATTTTTCTCCAATGCTAAAGATGAGTATTACTCAGCCAAATTATTTTGAGCAGGATTTTGAAGAAGCAGAGGTATTAAAAATTATGGATGAAGAGCTGGAGGAGGACCCTGTTTTGGCAGGAAGGTATATGGGGACCCAAAGGATCAAAGTTAAGATTCTTTCAGGTAAATATGAGGATAAAATATTTGAGATAGTTAATCCCCTTAGCAGTTCTCATAATGTCTTAGCTAAAGAAGGTATGATTTTAATTACCTGTGTAAGGGAGAAAAATGGAGAAGTTATTCCATGGGTATATAATTATAAAAGAGATAAAACGTTATACATATTGTTGGCAGCATTTTTCCTACTTATAATAATATTTGGTGGCATTAAGGGTATCAATTCTATTATTTCACTGATATTTACGGGAATAATGATAGTGTTTGTAATGCTTCCCTTAATCTTTCAGGGTAAAAATCCTATTTGGGTGGCTATATTGACCACATCAATTACAACCATTGTTACATTTATATTGATAGGAGGACTTAGCTATAAATCCCTAGCAGCAATCCTTGGAACTATAGCAGGAGTGACAATAGCTGGTTTGATTTCCTATACGGCAGGAGAAGTGGTACATTTATCAGGTATTACTATGGAGAAGGGACAGCAATTATTATATGTGGCAAAGGATTATAGGATTCAGATTAGGGGATTGATGTTTACAGCCATATTAATTGCCTCATTAGGTGCAATTATGGATGTTGCCATGTCTATCTCATCCGCAACCTTTGAGCTTTATAAAACCGATCCAAAACGCAGTAAAGGAGAACTCTTTAAATCTGCTATGAATATAGGGAAGGATATAATGGGAACGATGTCCAATACATTGATTCTTGCCTTTGTAGGAAGCTCATTAAATACCATAATGTTGATATGGGGTTTTCAAATGAAGCATAAACAATTTATGAATATACCATCAATTGGAACTGAGGTTATACAGGGATTGGCAGGGAGTATAGGAATAATATTGACTGTGCCAATAACAGCAGCCATGGCAGTAGCATTGCTAAAAAAAGAAAAAATGGTTTCAAAAAATATAAGCAGATAG
- a CDS encoding DUF1846 domain-containing protein, with amino-acid sequence MKIGFDHKKYLEEQSKFILERVNDYDKLYLEFGGKLLFDLHAKRVLPGFDENAKIKLLHRLKEKVEVIICVYAGDIERNKIRGDFGITYDMDVLRLIDDLRSYELDVNSVVITRYDNQPAATVFMNKLERRGIKVYTHRATKGYPTDVDTIVSDEGYGKNPYIDTTKPIVVVTAPGPGSGKLATCLSQLYHEHKLGREVGYSKFETFPVWNVPLKHPLNIAYESATVDLKDVNMIDSFHFDAYNEITINYNRDIETFPVLKRIIEKITGEESVYKSPTDMGVNRVGFGIIDDDIVKEASKQEIIRRYFKTGCEYKKGYVDLDTFHRARLIMEELNLKAEDRRVVTPARERGARLKEKLCKNEPCPIVAIELDDGTIITGKSSSTMDAAAAVILNVIKHLANIAKGIHLISPVILEPIISLKSKTFGSKITSLNCEEILIALSISAATNPMAQVAMEKLSILRGCQAHSTTILGTNDEQTLRKLGIDVTCDAEYSSDSLYYNN; translated from the coding sequence ATGAAAATAGGATTTGATCACAAAAAATACTTAGAAGAACAATCAAAGTTCATACTTGAAAGAGTGAACGATTATGACAAGCTTTATTTAGAGTTTGGTGGAAAACTTTTATTTGATTTACATGCTAAAAGAGTATTACCGGGGTTTGATGAAAATGCTAAGATTAAGCTGCTTCATAGGCTTAAAGAAAAGGTAGAAGTTATCATCTGTGTTTATGCAGGGGATATTGAAAGGAATAAGATACGTGGAGATTTTGGTATAACCTATGATATGGATGTATTAAGATTGATTGATGATCTTAGATCCTATGAACTAGATGTTAATAGTGTTGTTATTACTAGATATGACAATCAGCCTGCAGCTACAGTATTTATGAATAAGCTAGAGCGAAGAGGAATCAAGGTATATACCCATCGAGCAACAAAGGGATATCCCACAGATGTAGACACTATTGTTAGTGATGAGGGTTATGGTAAGAACCCCTACATTGATACTACAAAGCCTATTGTAGTTGTAACAGCTCCTGGGCCAGGTAGTGGTAAGCTTGCTACTTGCCTCAGTCAGTTATATCACGAGCATAAGCTTGGGAGAGAAGTAGGATATTCAAAATTTGAAACCTTCCCTGTTTGGAATGTACCCCTTAAGCATCCCCTAAACATAGCATATGAGTCGGCGACAGTTGACTTGAAGGATGTAAATATGATTGATTCCTTCCATTTTGATGCCTATAATGAGATAACTATAAACTATAATCGTGATATTGAAACCTTCCCTGTGCTTAAGAGGATTATTGAAAAGATAACAGGGGAAGAATCCGTTTATAAGTCACCTACAGACATGGGTGTTAATCGTGTTGGATTTGGTATTATCGATGATGATATTGTAAAAGAGGCTTCAAAACAAGAAATTATTAGAAGATATTTTAAAACCGGATGTGAATATAAAAAGGGATATGTTGATCTAGATACTTTCCATAGGGCAAGATTGATTATGGAGGAGCTTAACCTCAAGGCTGAAGACCGTAGGGTAGTTACACCGGCTAGAGAAAGGGGTGCTAGGCTAAAAGAGAAGCTATGCAAAAATGAACCATGTCCTATAGTGGCTATAGAGCTTGATGATGGAACAATCATAACTGGGAAAAGTTCTAGTACTATGGATGCAGCTGCAGCAGTTATTTTGAATGTTATTAAGCACCTTGCTAATATTGCGAAGGGCATTCACTTGATCTCTCCAGTGATTCTTGAGCCCATAATTAGTCTTAAATCAAAGACCTTTGGAAGCAAGATTACATCTTTAAATTGTGAAGAAATATTAATTGCACTGAGCATCAGTGCAGCAACTAATCCAATGGCTCAAGTAGCTATGGAAAAACTATCTATTCTTAGAGGTTGTCAAGCTCATTCTACAACCATATTAGGAACCAATGATGAACAAACCCTTAGAAAACTCGGTATCGATGTTACCTGTGATGCTGAGTATTCATCAGATAGTTTATATTATAATAATTAA